The following coding sequences lie in one Polluticoccus soli genomic window:
- a CDS encoding SET domain-containing protein: protein MIHPKTEVRFISKEKGHGVVATAFIPKGTITWIGDPLDQVFTPVQVETMHPVFRDIIDTYAFRDNKGDFVLCWDHSRFVNHSFNSNCLSTAYNFELAVRDIYPGEELTNDYGYLNLTEPFVCLPEPGTNRKKVMPDDLVHFYQDWDVQLIEAFKTFGKVSQPLAKFIEPQYKDKVDLVAVGRAEMDSILNCYYDEGKKKMAA, encoded by the coding sequence ATGATACATCCGAAGACAGAGGTAAGGTTCATCAGTAAGGAAAAAGGGCATGGGGTAGTAGCTACTGCCTTTATTCCCAAAGGCACGATAACATGGATCGGTGATCCGCTGGACCAGGTGTTTACTCCAGTGCAGGTAGAAACAATGCACCCGGTTTTTAGGGATATCATCGATACCTATGCGTTTCGCGATAATAAAGGCGATTTTGTACTGTGTTGGGACCATTCACGGTTTGTGAATCATAGTTTCAACTCCAACTGCCTGTCGACGGCTTATAACTTTGAGCTGGCTGTGCGGGACATATACCCGGGAGAGGAACTGACAAACGACTATGGATACCTAAACCTGACCGAGCCGTTTGTGTGTTTGCCTGAACCCGGCACTAACAGGAAAAAGGTAATGCCAGATGACCTAGTTCATTTTTACCAGGATTGGGATGTGCAATTGATTGAAGCTTTTAAAACGTTCGGTAAGGTGTCACAACCCTTGGCAAAATTTATAGAGCCGCAGTATAAAGATAAGGTGGACTTAGTAGCAGTAGGCAGGGCAGAGATGGACTCAATATTGAATTGCTACTACGATGAGGGGAAGAAGAAGATGGCGGCATAA
- the rplS gene encoding 50S ribosomal protein L19 produces MEAIAFVHEQLTGKKEFPKFKAGDNVTVNYKIIEGNKERIQSFKGDVLKRQGTGFTQTFTVRKISDGVGVERLFPLYSPNIESILVNKEGRVRRAKLFYLRERQGKAARIKEKKHIAEKKETKAKA; encoded by the coding sequence ATGGAAGCCATAGCTTTTGTACACGAGCAGCTGACAGGTAAAAAAGAATTCCCGAAGTTCAAAGCCGGTGATAACGTTACCGTTAATTATAAGATCATTGAAGGTAACAAAGAGCGTATCCAGTCGTTCAAAGGCGATGTATTGAAACGTCAGGGCACCGGTTTTACCCAAACTTTCACTGTTCGTAAAATATCTGACGGTGTAGGTGTTGAGCGTTTGTTCCCTCTTTATTCTCCAAACATCGAGTCTATCCTTGTAAATAAAGAAGGTCGTGTACGTCGTGCTAAACTGTTCTACCTGCGCGAACGCCAGGGTAAAGCAGCTCGTATCAAAGAGAAAAAGCACATCGCTGAGAAAAAAGAAACGAAAGCTAAAGCTTAA
- a CDS encoding App1 family protein encodes MDTATKKRFKHLLNWLRINTDPIVKVYHGYGDDDAMLLYGHVFTTSPIPRKRYRNLIFSNTMALLRLFMAKPFAGAKVRVNWRGHITEAVTDTDGFFKLEWHTPTPAEKGWHPVRVDLISDVHEGVYGEGKMLIPHATQYAFISDVDDTFLVSHSSKMGKRLYVLFTKNARTRRPFEGVVRHYQLLAASNSGDGVTNPFFYVSSSEWNLYEYLKEFCRNNELPEGVFLLSQLKQWHELLKTGQTKHQGKFMRIARLLKEFPHQKFVLLGDDTQQDPYIYHSIVEAFPNQVLCVYLRHIRKSRKPAVESIIDDIRKHKVDVCYFEHSNEAILHSQKVGLIKDLVITKGEPED; translated from the coding sequence ATGGATACGGCCACAAAAAAAAGATTCAAACACCTGCTTAACTGGTTGCGTATCAATACCGACCCCATAGTTAAAGTATACCATGGCTATGGAGACGATGATGCTATGCTGCTGTATGGACACGTTTTTACTACATCACCCATACCTAGAAAACGATACCGCAACCTCATATTCAGCAATACGATGGCGCTGTTGAGGCTATTTATGGCCAAACCTTTTGCCGGCGCGAAAGTGCGCGTCAACTGGCGCGGTCATATCACGGAAGCAGTAACCGATACCGATGGTTTTTTCAAACTTGAATGGCACACCCCAACACCTGCAGAAAAAGGATGGCATCCGGTGCGTGTAGATCTTATATCTGACGTGCATGAAGGTGTATATGGAGAAGGCAAGATGCTAATACCTCATGCTACCCAGTACGCGTTCATTTCTGATGTGGATGATACCTTTCTGGTCTCCCATTCATCGAAAATGGGCAAACGGCTCTACGTACTTTTTACCAAAAATGCACGCACACGTCGCCCTTTTGAGGGAGTAGTTCGTCACTACCAATTACTGGCAGCTTCTAATTCCGGAGACGGTGTGACCAACCCATTCTTCTATGTGTCCAGTAGCGAATGGAACCTGTATGAATATTTGAAGGAGTTTTGCCGCAACAATGAACTACCTGAAGGCGTATTCCTACTCAGTCAGCTAAAACAATGGCATGAGTTGCTGAAGACCGGCCAGACCAAGCACCAGGGCAAGTTTATGAGGATAGCCCGCCTGTTAAAAGAGTTTCCGCACCAGAAATTTGTACTTCTGGGCGACGATACGCAACAGGACCCATATATCTACCACTCAATAGTTGAAGCCTTTCCCAACCAGGTACTATGTGTTTACCTCCGGCATATCCGCAAAAGCCGCAAACCGGCCGTGGAATCGATAATAGATGATATTAGAAAGCATAAAGTGGATGTATGCTACTTTGAGCATAGCAACGAGGCCATACTTCACTCGCAAAAGGTCGGACTAATAAAAGATTTGGTGATCACCAAAGGTGAACCTGAAGACTAG
- the rimM gene encoding ribosome maturation factor RimM (Essential for efficient processing of 16S rRNA), with protein sequence MVRIGKIVATHGLQGAIILKHIAGSGNWLKKDDVLFIELRKESYIPHFVLQAKTANDEEYIVNVEDVDTVEAAKKLIGKQVYVKEDILAEAVTDSPLLWIGFNLVDVNKGTIGQIEDVVQAGPQWLAKLTIEGKEVLVPLVEQMLVDVNMRNKYIRIDLPEGLIDVYLQ encoded by the coding sequence ATGGTACGGATAGGCAAAATAGTGGCGACGCACGGATTGCAAGGCGCAATTATACTCAAACATATAGCCGGTAGCGGCAATTGGTTGAAAAAAGATGACGTGCTCTTTATCGAGCTGCGTAAAGAGAGCTATATCCCACATTTTGTATTGCAGGCGAAAACAGCCAATGACGAAGAGTATATAGTGAACGTAGAAGATGTGGACACCGTTGAAGCCGCGAAAAAACTGATAGGAAAGCAGGTGTATGTGAAAGAGGATATCCTGGCAGAGGCGGTAACTGATTCACCGTTGTTATGGATAGGCTTTAATCTTGTAGACGTGAACAAGGGCACCATCGGCCAGATCGAAGATGTAGTACAGGCAGGGCCTCAATGGCTGGCAAAGCTTACCATTGAAGGTAAAGAAGTGCTTGTTCCGCTGGTAGAGCAAATGCTGGTAGATGTGAATATGCGGAATAAGTATATAAGAATAGACCTGCCCGAAGGCTTGATTGATGTTTATTTACAATAA
- a CDS encoding RelA/SpoT family protein, whose amino-acid sequence MDTIVKKTYNKDEEEEKKLILREYRALLRALKQRLKKGDKPLLRRAFEMSVDAHRDMRRKSGEPYILHPLAVARIVVEEVGLGVTSAICALLHDVVEDTEITLEDITREFGANYAKIIDGLTKISNVVDLKADTTAQAENFRKILLTLADDPRVILIKIGDRLHNMRTLESMSREKQLKISSETTYIYSPLAHRMGLYEIKSELEDLALKYTQPEVYTEITTGLKETKRDRTKYINEFIKPIKEDLNQGGFEFTIYGRPKAIHSIWNKMRTKHVAFEEVYDLFAIRIILDSPPEREKEDCWKVYSVVTNFYKPSPERLRDWISVPKGNGYEALHTTVMGPGGRWVEVQIRSSRMNEIAEKGLAAHWKYKEGATSEKESKLDSWLQHLRDILSNPDTDTLDFLQDFKLDLFTEEIYIYTPKGDMRVLPKGATALDFAFDVHSELGARCIGAKVNYRLVPLSHELKSGDQVEIITSMKQKPSEDWLTFVTTAKAKSRIKYYLKEEKRKIGDDGKYMLQRKLEHMNVPMSQHNLNELAQFYKKPSPLDLYYAIAVGNIDVKEISKEFNVHGDKLQLPAREVKLETKNLVSEEATKAKSSKPAELIIFGESSDKILYKLAQCCQPIPGDDVFGFITSGEGLKIHRTDCPNAAQLLAHYGHRVVKTKWAKNKEISFLSGVRLIGLDDVGVIQKITNIISSELKMNMRSISIDSADGIFDGTIMVYVHDRDELDDLCQRLATIEGISKVERLEAQEE is encoded by the coding sequence ATGGATACGATAGTTAAGAAGACTTATAATAAAGACGAAGAAGAAGAAAAGAAACTCATCCTGCGCGAGTACAGGGCACTGTTGCGTGCCTTGAAACAGCGACTGAAAAAGGGTGACAAGCCCTTGCTGCGCCGGGCTTTTGAGATGTCGGTAGACGCGCACCGCGATATGCGTCGAAAATCGGGTGAACCATATATACTCCATCCACTGGCGGTAGCCCGCATAGTTGTAGAAGAAGTTGGCCTCGGTGTAACTTCTGCCATTTGTGCTCTTTTGCACGACGTTGTAGAAGATACGGAGATAACCCTTGAGGATATTACCCGCGAATTTGGCGCCAATTATGCCAAGATCATTGATGGGCTAACCAAAATATCGAATGTAGTAGACCTGAAGGCAGATACGACCGCCCAGGCGGAAAACTTCAGGAAGATATTGCTGACGCTTGCAGATGACCCGCGGGTGATATTGATCAAAATTGGAGACAGGCTGCACAACATGCGTACGCTGGAAAGCATGAGTCGCGAAAAGCAGCTGAAGATATCGTCGGAGACCACTTATATCTATTCGCCGCTGGCACACAGGATGGGTCTGTACGAGATCAAATCTGAGCTGGAAGATCTTGCTCTGAAGTATACGCAGCCGGAAGTATATACAGAGATCACAACAGGTTTGAAAGAAACCAAGCGCGACCGAACTAAATACATCAATGAGTTCATCAAGCCGATAAAGGAAGACCTGAATCAGGGTGGTTTTGAGTTTACCATATATGGCAGGCCCAAAGCCATACACTCCATCTGGAATAAGATGCGAACAAAGCATGTAGCCTTCGAAGAGGTGTATGACCTGTTCGCGATCCGCATCATATTAGATTCACCGCCAGAGCGAGAGAAGGAAGATTGCTGGAAGGTGTATTCGGTGGTTACCAACTTTTACAAGCCCAGTCCTGAACGTTTGCGCGATTGGATCAGTGTGCCGAAGGGTAATGGCTATGAGGCGCTGCATACAACCGTAATGGGTCCCGGCGGCCGTTGGGTCGAAGTGCAAATACGTTCATCGCGCATGAACGAGATAGCAGAGAAAGGCCTTGCTGCGCACTGGAAATATAAAGAAGGCGCTACCTCTGAGAAAGAAAGCAAGCTGGATAGCTGGCTGCAACACCTGCGCGATATACTCAGCAATCCGGATACAGATACACTCGACTTCCTGCAGGATTTCAAGCTCGACCTGTTTACAGAAGAGATATACATCTATACGCCCAAAGGCGATATGCGCGTGCTACCGAAAGGCGCCACTGCGCTCGACTTTGCTTTTGATGTGCACTCCGAACTGGGGGCGCGTTGTATAGGCGCCAAGGTGAACTACCGATTAGTGCCGTTAAGTCATGAATTGAAAAGTGGCGACCAGGTGGAGATCATCACGTCAATGAAACAGAAGCCATCGGAAGACTGGCTGACGTTTGTGACGACTGCAAAGGCAAAGTCGCGTATCAAGTACTACCTGAAAGAAGAGAAGCGCAAGATAGGCGACGATGGCAAGTATATGTTGCAGCGCAAGCTGGAGCATATGAATGTACCGATGTCGCAGCACAACCTGAATGAACTTGCACAGTTCTATAAAAAGCCGTCGCCACTCGATCTGTACTATGCAATAGCTGTAGGCAATATTGATGTGAAGGAGATCAGCAAGGAGTTTAACGTGCATGGCGATAAGTTGCAATTGCCTGCCAGGGAAGTGAAACTAGAAACGAAGAATCTTGTTTCCGAAGAGGCAACCAAGGCGAAATCATCCAAGCCTGCAGAGCTCATCATCTTTGGCGAAAGCTCGGATAAGATACTGTACAAGTTGGCGCAATGCTGCCAGCCGATACCGGGCGACGATGTGTTTGGGTTTATCACCTCGGGTGAAGGCCTGAAGATACATCGTACCGATTGTCCGAATGCCGCGCAACTGCTGGCACACTATGGCCATAGGGTGGTGAAAACCAAATGGGCAAAGAACAAGGAAATTTCTTTCCTCAGCGGTGTACGCCTGATCGGTTTGGACGATGTGGGGGTGATACAAAAGATCACCAACATCATATCCAGCGAATTGAAAATGAACATGCGATCGATCAGTATAGACAGTGCCGACGGTATTTTTGATGGTACGATAATGGTGTATGTGCATGATCGAGACGAGCTTGACGATCTCTGCCAGCGCCTGGCTACAATTGAAGGGATCAGCAAGGTAGAACGCCTCGAGGCGCAGGAAGAATAA
- a CDS encoding fatty acid desaturase family protein, whose amino-acid sequence MSVTALNKKRLVKFAPKGEKSFYDTVKQRVDEYFREQGIHENANTAMKVKTAAMLSLYFVPLIVVLTGLASASLWLFYPMWLLMGVGVVGIGTCVMHDSNHGSYSSNNLTNSLLGSLLNFIGGYSRNWRIQHNILHHTYTNVDGLDEDIMGTTLIRMCPHRPHWKIHRFQHIYAWFLYSLMNLFWVMAKDYRVLFRYEREGLLKKEKITLKNALIELSFFKLFYFAYILVLPMFFSGMPWYHVVGGFVAMHMVAGLSLACIFQPAHVMESSEFPLPSVDMRIENNWAVHQLLNTTNFAPGSKLTAWFIGGLNYQIEHHLFPHVCHIHYPAISPIVESVARQYGLAYNVQPTVARAIIEHGRMLKILGRG is encoded by the coding sequence GTGTCAGTAACAGCCTTAAATAAGAAACGCCTTGTGAAGTTTGCGCCTAAAGGCGAAAAAAGTTTTTACGATACTGTTAAGCAGCGTGTCGACGAGTATTTCCGTGAGCAGGGGATACATGAGAATGCCAATACAGCAATGAAGGTGAAAACTGCTGCGATGCTCTCTCTATATTTTGTACCGCTGATAGTTGTACTCACTGGTCTTGCATCTGCCAGCCTGTGGTTGTTTTATCCTATGTGGTTGTTGATGGGCGTTGGCGTAGTGGGTATCGGCACTTGTGTGATGCATGATTCAAATCACGGCTCTTATTCTTCTAACAACCTGACAAATTCCCTGCTAGGTAGCTTGTTGAATTTCATCGGAGGTTATTCGCGTAACTGGCGTATACAGCATAATATACTGCATCACACTTACACCAATGTAGATGGTCTTGACGAAGACATTATGGGGACGACTCTTATACGCATGTGCCCGCACCGTCCGCACTGGAAGATCCATCGTTTTCAGCATATCTATGCATGGTTCCTTTATTCGCTGATGAACCTGTTTTGGGTAATGGCTAAAGACTATCGCGTATTGTTCAGGTACGAAAGAGAAGGTTTATTGAAGAAAGAAAAGATCACGCTGAAAAATGCTTTGATCGAGCTTTCGTTCTTCAAGCTGTTTTATTTCGCGTACATCCTGGTATTACCAATGTTTTTCTCTGGAATGCCGTGGTATCATGTAGTAGGCGGTTTCGTAGCCATGCACATGGTCGCAGGTCTTTCTCTTGCTTGCATCTTTCAGCCTGCACACGTTATGGAAAGCTCTGAGTTTCCGCTGCCGTCGGTGGATATGAGGATCGAAAATAACTGGGCAGTGCACCAGTTACTTAACACAACGAATTTTGCTCCCGGTAGCAAACTTACCGCATGGTTCATTGGTGGATTGAACTACCAGATCGAACACCACCTTTTCCCTCATGTGTGCCACATACATTATCCTGCTATTTCGCCTATAGTGGAAAGTGTAGCGCGCCAATATGGCCTGGCATATAATGTACAGCCTACGGTTGCCCGTGCAATAATCGAACACGGTAGGATGCTGAAGATTTTGGGCAGAGGATAA
- the trmD gene encoding tRNA (guanosine(37)-N1)-methyltransferase TrmD — MRIDIITVLPELLTSPFSHSIMKRAQTKGLLEVHTHNLRDHTPYKQAQVDDYQFGGGAGMVMMPEPLAILIEKLQAERKYDEIIYMTPDGPVFNQKTANMLSLKENMIIICGHYKGIDDRIREHYVTREISIGDYVLSGGELAAAIVVDAIGRLIPGVLNDETSALFDSFQDGLLAPPVYTRPADFRGWKVPDVLLSGDPKKVDEWRHEQSLKRTAERRPDLLKNSDWEGYRY; from the coding sequence ATGAGAATCGATATTATAACGGTACTCCCGGAGTTGCTGACCAGTCCGTTCAGCCACTCGATCATGAAGAGGGCCCAAACCAAAGGCCTCCTGGAAGTGCATACTCATAACCTGCGCGACCATACGCCTTATAAGCAGGCCCAGGTGGATGACTACCAGTTTGGTGGCGGGGCAGGAATGGTGATGATGCCGGAGCCATTGGCGATACTGATCGAGAAGTTACAGGCAGAGCGAAAGTATGATGAGATCATTTATATGACCCCGGATGGACCCGTGTTCAACCAGAAGACTGCCAATATGCTTTCCCTGAAAGAGAATATGATCATCATCTGTGGTCATTATAAAGGTATCGACGACCGAATAAGGGAGCATTATGTGACCCGGGAGATATCCATAGGTGATTATGTGCTGAGTGGAGGAGAGCTGGCCGCGGCAATTGTGGTAGATGCTATTGGCAGACTGATACCGGGTGTACTGAATGATGAGACCTCGGCGCTTTTTGACTCTTTCCAGGACGGATTGCTGGCACCACCAGTTTACACGCGTCCTGCTGACTTCAGGGGATGGAAGGTACCAGATGTTTTACTGAGTGGAGATCCTAAAAAAGTGGACGAGTGGCGTCACGAGCAATCGCTGAAGCGGACCGCTGAAAGAAGGCCTGATCTGTTGAAAAACAGTGATTGGGAGGGTTATAGATATTAA
- a CDS encoding diacylglycerol/lipid kinase family protein: protein MPDNGKIKILFVLNPASGKSSKAELESAIHDYFQGVRHEYEWYQTTGDYDVDSIRHWVQTWQPDRVVAVGGDGTLKLVAEVLIGKDIPIGVIPAGSANGMARELGLPMAIDECMDIIMNGECQRIDVLRINNKEICLHLSDLGFNAQLVKHFEENDWKGKLGYARGALKVLLRKPRMHVVIKSGNQLIARNAFMVVLANARMYGTGAVINPDGNLSDGVFEIIIMRQLSFIEVVKMFLGGKNLNRDKTEILPAQSIEIQVTGKAYFQVDGEYQGKVTGVTAAIEKQALCIMQPRNVE from the coding sequence GTGCCAGACAACGGTAAAATAAAAATACTGTTCGTGCTTAACCCTGCTTCAGGTAAAAGCTCCAAGGCTGAATTAGAATCTGCCATACACGATTATTTCCAGGGCGTGCGGCACGAGTATGAATGGTACCAGACTACCGGTGACTATGATGTTGACTCAATACGACACTGGGTACAGACATGGCAACCTGATCGTGTTGTGGCCGTGGGGGGCGATGGGACTTTAAAGCTTGTAGCCGAAGTGTTGATCGGTAAGGATATACCGATAGGCGTTATCCCTGCCGGTTCAGCTAATGGCATGGCTCGTGAGTTGGGGCTGCCTATGGCCATCGACGAGTGCATGGATATAATTATGAACGGGGAGTGCCAGCGTATAGATGTGCTGCGGATCAATAATAAAGAGATATGCCTGCACCTGAGCGACCTGGGCTTTAATGCACAGCTGGTAAAACACTTTGAAGAGAATGACTGGAAAGGAAAACTGGGTTATGCGCGCGGAGCGCTAAAAGTATTGCTCCGTAAGCCGAGAATGCATGTGGTCATCAAAAGTGGCAACCAGCTGATAGCGCGTAACGCCTTTATGGTAGTGCTGGCCAACGCGCGTATGTACGGTACCGGAGCTGTTATCAATCCCGATGGCAACCTCAGCGACGGAGTATTCGAGATCATCATTATGCGGCAGCTCTCGTTTATTGAAGTTGTTAAAATGTTTCTGGGCGGCAAAAATCTCAATCGCGACAAAACAGAAATATTGCCTGCGCAATCGATTGAAATTCAAGTGACAGGAAAAGCCTATTTCCAGGTGGACGGAGAATACCAGGGCAAGGTGACCGGTGTGACCGCTGCTATTGAGAAACAAGCGCTCTGCATTATGCAGCCTCGCAATGTTGAGTAA
- a CDS encoding carboxypeptidase M32, whose product MQTAPANIPTNKSGQKTSKELYAAYQDILQKSADLQYASAVLGWDQEVYMPQKGFPYRGRQLATMAAIAHEMVTSERYGNVLHELSQRSDLTDVEQNNVRLSLEDYEKNKKLPQEFVEQLTQQTSASLNSWIKARSENKYSVYAAQLEKMIALKKQQADLYGYEGHPYNALLDDYEKGITVAILDPVFEMVKAQLPPFLQQIVKAQQVDSEFLHRHFPKQQQWDFSIDVLKAMGYDFDAGRQDISEHPFTTSFAPTDVRVTTRVDEDNYASLLWSSIHEGGHALYEQGLPETQYGMPLGSPASLSIHESQSRLWENCVGRSLPFWKHFYPKLQQSFPDSLRGVSVEAFYKGINKVQPSLIRTEADEVTYHFHVLIRYEIEKALLSNELDPKHLPGAWNEMYKKYLGVTPPDDKTGVLQDVHWSHGSFGYFPTYSLGSFYAAQFFEQAQQENSNLINEIQTDQYGNLLHWLRDKIHIHGRRYRSEELCNLVTGKGLDFSSFMRYISHKYAGVYELKT is encoded by the coding sequence GTGCAAACAGCACCTGCCAATATTCCCACGAATAAGTCTGGACAAAAGACTTCTAAAGAACTTTATGCTGCTTACCAGGACATCCTGCAAAAATCTGCCGACCTGCAATATGCCTCGGCCGTTTTAGGATGGGACCAGGAAGTATACATGCCTCAGAAGGGTTTCCCGTACAGGGGCCGTCAACTGGCTACAATGGCTGCTATAGCCCATGAGATGGTTACGAGCGAGCGTTACGGCAACGTGCTACATGAACTTTCACAGCGTAGCGATCTTACTGACGTGGAACAGAACAACGTTCGTCTGAGCCTGGAAGATTATGAAAAGAACAAAAAGCTGCCGCAGGAGTTTGTTGAACAGCTAACGCAGCAAACCAGCGCCAGCCTTAACTCATGGATAAAAGCCCGTAGCGAAAATAAATATTCGGTTTATGCCGCCCAACTCGAAAAGATGATAGCGCTGAAAAAACAGCAGGCTGATCTTTACGGCTACGAAGGACATCCTTACAATGCACTGCTGGATGATTATGAGAAAGGCATTACGGTGGCTATTCTCGATCCGGTATTTGAAATGGTGAAAGCACAGCTACCTCCATTTTTGCAACAGATAGTTAAAGCCCAGCAAGTCGACAGCGAGTTCCTGCACAGGCATTTTCCAAAGCAACAGCAGTGGGATTTTTCTATAGATGTGCTGAAGGCGATGGGTTATGATTTTGACGCAGGACGACAGGATATTTCCGAACATCCTTTCACTACTTCATTTGCTCCTACCGATGTTCGCGTGACGACGCGCGTGGATGAGGACAATTATGCTTCGTTGCTGTGGAGCAGTATACATGAAGGTGGCCATGCTTTATACGAGCAAGGCTTGCCAGAAACGCAATATGGAATGCCGCTGGGTTCACCGGCCTCGTTGTCTATCCATGAATCGCAATCGCGGCTTTGGGAAAATTGTGTTGGACGCAGCCTGCCGTTCTGGAAACATTTTTATCCGAAACTGCAGCAATCTTTTCCGGATAGCCTACGGGGTGTTTCGGTTGAGGCATTTTATAAAGGCATCAATAAAGTGCAACCGTCGCTGATACGTACAGAAGCAGATGAAGTGACATATCATTTTCATGTGTTGATACGTTATGAAATTGAAAAGGCTTTGCTGAGCAATGAGCTGGATCCAAAACACCTGCCCGGCGCCTGGAATGAGATGTACAAGAAATATCTGGGCGTAACACCACCAGATGACAAAACAGGGGTGTTGCAAGATGTACACTGGTCGCACGGCAGCTTTGGGTATTTCCCCACTTATTCGCTAGGAAGCTTTTATGCTGCGCAATTCTTTGAGCAGGCACAACAGGAAAACAGCAACCTGATAAACGAGATACAAACGGACCAGTACGGCAACCTGCTGCACTGGCTGCGTGATAAAATACATATACATGGCCGGCGTTATCGTTCGGAAGAACTATGCAACCTGGTAACAGGTAAAGGGCTCGACTTCTCTTCTTTCATGCGGTACATAAGCCATAAATATGCGGGGGTGTATGAGCTAAAAACGTGA
- a CDS encoding SprT-like domain-containing protein — protein sequence MKKQQTSLQLLENFLPPHTFEMVAPYFQKHTIHLTLTHERKSVLGDYRHPTKDFPYHQISVNINLNPYSFLITLLHELAHLLTYNHFKNSVAPHGTEWKTQFRHVLFPYVGKNVFPRNVEAALVAYMHNPAASTCSDARLFKALYQYDERKPNHKLVDDLEIGQWFEADGRVFEKLDQLRTRCRCRCLTTKKVYLFQGIIEVKHVRRDWRQIA from the coding sequence ATGAAAAAGCAGCAGACATCGCTCCAATTATTAGAAAATTTTCTACCACCTCACACTTTCGAGATGGTGGCTCCATACTTCCAAAAACACACCATACACCTTACACTAACGCACGAACGCAAGAGTGTGCTGGGCGACTACCGCCACCCCACCAAGGATTTTCCTTATCACCAGATCAGTGTCAATATCAACCTTAACCCCTACAGCTTCCTTATTACCCTGCTGCACGAGCTGGCGCATTTGCTCACATATAACCATTTCAAGAATTCAGTAGCCCCTCATGGCACCGAGTGGAAAACCCAGTTCCGCCATGTGCTGTTCCCATATGTCGGCAAAAACGTATTTCCGCGAAACGTAGAGGCTGCACTTGTAGCCTATATGCACAACCCTGCCGCAAGCACCTGCAGCGATGCCCGTCTTTTTAAAGCGCTGTACCAGTATGACGAACGCAAACCCAACCACAAGCTGGTAGACGACCTGGAAATTGGCCAATGGTTCGAGGCCGATGGTCGCGTTTTTGAAAAGCTTGACCAGTTGCGCACACGGTGCCGTTGCCGTTGCCTTACTACCAAAAAAGTATACCTGTTTCAAGGTATCATAGAGGTAAAGCACGTAAGAAGGGACTGGCGCCAGATAGCCTAA
- a CDS encoding dienelactone hydrolase family protein, with the protein MSKLFTLFACLLFSLVSHAQNCCVNSSNFPMLAMNIDFIAAHESPEPFNYSPAKGSMVSFATLDGKNGQAFYVPSDQTATSVLLVFHEWWGLNDYIKREAERWQSMLGNVDVYAVDLYDGQVASDQPNASKLSSSLDKKRAENIVKGALAKAGKDRRVATLGWCMGGSWAFNASVLAGDRSAATVMYYGFPETDQKKIDLLKSDILYMWASQDKFITRDVIEGFQNQVQEAGRQITLHTFNADHAFANPSNPKHDKIASAQAEKLAIAFLKEKLQLE; encoded by the coding sequence ATGTCCAAACTTTTCACGCTGTTTGCGTGCCTGCTATTTTCATTAGTGTCGCACGCGCAGAACTGTTGCGTGAACAGCAGTAATTTCCCAATGCTGGCAATGAATATTGATTTCATTGCAGCACATGAATCGCCCGAACCGTTTAATTATTCCCCGGCGAAAGGATCTATGGTCAGTTTCGCGACACTTGATGGTAAAAATGGTCAGGCGTTTTATGTTCCGTCTGACCAGACTGCCACTAGCGTGTTGCTAGTGTTTCACGAATGGTGGGGCCTGAATGACTACATTAAGCGCGAGGCCGAACGTTGGCAAAGTATGTTGGGCAATGTAGACGTGTATGCTGTGGACCTGTATGATGGCCAGGTAGCCAGCGACCAGCCGAACGCCAGCAAACTTTCTTCATCACTCGATAAAAAACGTGCAGAGAATATTGTGAAAGGCGCGCTGGCCAAAGCTGGGAAAGATCGCCGAGTGGCAACATTGGGGTGGTGCATGGGTGGAAGCTGGGCTTTTAATGCATCGGTTCTTGCGGGAGATCGTTCGGCGGCTACGGTGATGTATTATGGTTTTCCGGAGACAGACCAGAAAAAGATCGACCTGCTAAAAAGCGATATACTCTACATGTGGGCATCACAGGATAAATTTATTACCCGGGATGTAATTGAAGGGTTTCAAAACCAGGTGCAGGAAGCGGGGAGGCAAATAACTTTGCACACATTCAATGCCGATCATGCATTCGCTAATCCGAGTAATCCCAAGCATGATAAAATTGCGTCGGCACAAGCCGAAAAGCTGGCTATCGCGTTTTTGAAGGAAAAATTGCAACTGGAGTAG